One window of Cohnella hashimotonis genomic DNA carries:
- a CDS encoding extracellular solute-binding protein, whose translation MLKTKKRTKRTAVGIGVMAFMLLAAGCGGNDSGNKTADKTEGQPTSAATASDKGDAKSTEQAKALKDLKITRLYHGAMETFKGADTINSNRLIDKLREASGFNIQYEALPLENPSQKISIIFASGDVPDIMTIAGKSDYFKLAKQGALEPLDDLIAKEMPNVSNMAGQEALDAVKFDGKIYAIPYRQAQKVGNGLLARTDVLKELGLKEPGTLDEFYETMKTIKEKKNIAPLSIATSNPGYFFDGFTPFAAAFGVATPTKIKDGKLVFSWVQPEYKEFLETMKKWYDEGLLDQEFAIKKGTQDTLINGTAVFTPMYWGSVPEIDNALKEKKEGGTVGFIAPPVGKNGESGLQDSSISTTYIIIPKQAKNKLGAAQYLNFLYTPETDELVNYGIEGTDYTKKDGVITQTPEQSANIPWRSIYPLGDTDAGFAARLKAKGLLPYYEPLLQYKKLREETNYAPSVEAYDAKFTELRNYMEENSMKFIMGKRSLSEFDSYVKDFNAKGGQDAIDAMNAWFASK comes from the coding sequence ATGTTGAAGACAAAGAAAAGAACGAAAAGAACGGCTGTCGGCATCGGCGTCATGGCGTTTATGCTGCTCGCGGCAGGATGCGGGGGGAACGATAGCGGCAACAAGACCGCGGACAAGACGGAAGGGCAGCCTACTTCCGCGGCAACGGCGAGCGACAAGGGAGACGCTAAAAGCACGGAGCAAGCGAAGGCGCTCAAGGACCTGAAGATCACCCGCCTCTATCACGGGGCGATGGAGACGTTCAAGGGCGCCGACACGATCAACAGCAACCGGCTGATCGACAAGCTGCGGGAGGCATCCGGCTTCAACATCCAATACGAAGCGCTCCCGCTCGAGAATCCGTCCCAGAAAATCTCGATCATCTTCGCTTCCGGCGACGTGCCCGATATTATGACGATCGCCGGCAAATCCGACTACTTCAAGCTGGCCAAGCAGGGCGCGCTTGAACCGCTCGACGATCTGATCGCCAAGGAGATGCCGAACGTCTCCAACATGGCCGGCCAGGAAGCGCTGGACGCCGTCAAGTTCGACGGCAAGATTTACGCGATTCCGTATCGCCAAGCCCAGAAGGTCGGCAACGGCCTGCTGGCGCGAACTGATGTCTTGAAGGAGCTTGGCCTCAAGGAGCCGGGGACGCTCGACGAGTTTTACGAGACGATGAAGACGATCAAGGAGAAGAAAAACATCGCGCCGCTGTCGATCGCGACGTCCAATCCCGGCTACTTCTTCGACGGCTTCACGCCTTTCGCCGCCGCCTTCGGCGTCGCCACGCCGACGAAGATCAAGGATGGCAAGCTGGTGTTCTCGTGGGTGCAGCCGGAGTACAAGGAATTTTTGGAGACGATGAAGAAATGGTATGACGAAGGCCTGCTCGACCAGGAATTCGCGATCAAGAAGGGCACGCAGGACACGCTTATCAACGGCACGGCCGTCTTTACCCCGATGTACTGGGGGAGCGTACCCGAGATCGACAATGCGCTGAAGGAGAAGAAAGAAGGCGGGACCGTCGGCTTTATCGCGCCGCCGGTCGGCAAGAACGGGGAGTCCGGCCTGCAGGACAGCTCGATTTCCACGACCTACATCATCATCCCGAAGCAGGCGAAGAACAAGCTCGGCGCCGCGCAGTATCTGAATTTCCTGTACACGCCGGAGACCGACGAGCTCGTCAATTACGGCATCGAAGGCACCGACTACACGAAGAAGGACGGCGTCATCACGCAAACGCCGGAGCAAAGCGCCAACATCCCATGGCGTTCGATCTACCCGCTCGGCGACACGGACGCCGGGTTCGCGGCGCGGCTGAAGGCCAAGGGACTGCTGCCGTACTACGAGCCGCTGCTCCAATACAAGAAGCTGCGCGAAGAAACGAACTACGCGCCGTCCGTCGAAGCTTACGACGCCAAGTTCACGGAGCTGCGCAACTACATGGAGGAGAATTCCATGAAGTTCATCATGGGCAAGCGCAGCTTGTCGGAGTTCGACAGCTACGTGAAGGACTTCAACGCCAAGGGCGGGCAGGACGCGATCGATGCGATGAACGCGTGGTTTGCGAGTAAGTAA
- a CDS encoding carbohydrate ABC transporter permease — translation MQTQKLGVKGIRGDSVFQLLNAAFLSLISVSMLLPFIHIAAKSLSDQSYVVAKDVWLWPRGLNFSSYDFVLSYKQFYVSFGNSLFITVVGTLISMAVTLLAAYPLARNGLPYRRFMMLIFVITMFFSGGLIPTYLIVKDVGLLNSLWSVILPGALAPFNLILIRNFFSGLPEAMEESARMDGASSLRILAQIYVPLSMPAIATISMFYAVGYWNSFFQAMMYLTDRSLMPLQVFLLQLVSNDKPADMVVNDVLSGVTPESMRAAAIICVVLPILCVYPFIQRYFVKGIMLGAVKG, via the coding sequence GTGCAAACGCAAAAGCTTGGCGTCAAGGGCATCCGGGGCGATTCGGTTTTTCAGCTCCTGAACGCAGCGTTTTTATCGTTGATCTCGGTTTCCATGCTCCTGCCGTTCATTCATATCGCGGCGAAGTCGCTAAGCGATCAGTCCTACGTCGTGGCGAAGGACGTGTGGCTGTGGCCGAGGGGGCTGAACTTCTCCTCGTACGACTTCGTGCTCTCGTACAAGCAGTTTTATGTGTCGTTCGGCAACTCGCTGTTCATCACCGTCGTCGGCACGTTGATCAGCATGGCGGTCACGCTGCTTGCGGCATACCCGCTTGCCAGAAACGGACTGCCGTACAGACGCTTTATGATGCTAATCTTCGTCATCACGATGTTTTTCAGCGGCGGCCTCATTCCGACCTACCTGATCGTGAAGGACGTGGGCCTGCTGAACAGCCTGTGGTCTGTCATTCTGCCTGGCGCGCTGGCGCCGTTCAACCTGATTCTGATCCGCAATTTTTTCAGCGGGCTGCCGGAAGCGATGGAGGAGTCGGCGCGCATGGACGGCGCCTCCAGCCTGCGGATTCTGGCTCAAATCTACGTGCCGCTGTCCATGCCGGCCATCGCGACGATCTCGATGTTCTACGCCGTCGGCTATTGGAACAGCTTCTTCCAGGCGATGATGTACCTCACGGACAGGAGCCTCATGCCGCTGCAAGTGTTCCTGCTGCAGCTGGTGTCGAACGACAAGCCGGCCGACATGGTCGTCAACGACGTGCTGAGTGGCGTGACGCCGGAGTCGATGCGGGCCGCGGCGATCATCTGCGTCGTCCTGCCGATTCTGTGCGTGTATCCGTTCATCCAGCGTTATTTTGTCAAAGGAATCATGCTCGGCGCGGTGAAAGGGTAG
- a CDS encoding ABC transporter permease yields MAKTNTGLPRPDLAATGGPLRAIRKHWDLYLMALPAIALIVIFKYLPMYGVIIAFKDYNPMQGVLDSEWVGFRFFRELFLFDEFPQVVRNTVAISLMKLVFGFPVPIILALLLNEMKYIRLKRTIQTMTYLPHFISWVIIGGIAIDLLSPSSGMVNKAIELMGFKPIFFLTEEGWFRWILIASDIWKEAGWGAIIFLAALIGINDELYQAATVDGANRWRQIWHISVPGLRATIIVILLLRIGNILDAGFEQVLVMYNPTVYDVSDIIDTYVFRVGLGTMQFSLTAAAGLFKSIIGCILLVLANTLARRMGEEGVY; encoded by the coding sequence ATGGCGAAAACGAATACGGGACTGCCGCGTCCCGACTTGGCGGCGACGGGCGGTCCGCTGAGGGCGATTCGCAAGCACTGGGATTTGTACTTGATGGCGCTGCCCGCGATCGCGTTGATCGTGATTTTCAAATATTTGCCGATGTACGGCGTCATTATCGCATTCAAGGACTACAACCCGATGCAAGGCGTGCTCGACAGCGAGTGGGTCGGATTCCGGTTTTTCCGAGAGCTGTTCCTGTTCGACGAGTTCCCCCAGGTCGTACGGAACACGGTGGCGATCAGCCTGATGAAGCTGGTCTTCGGTTTCCCGGTACCGATTATTCTGGCGCTGCTGCTTAACGAAATGAAATATATCCGGCTCAAGCGGACCATCCAGACAATGACGTATTTGCCCCACTTCATCTCGTGGGTCATCATCGGCGGGATCGCGATCGACCTGCTGTCCCCGAGCAGCGGAATGGTCAACAAAGCGATCGAGCTCATGGGCTTCAAGCCGATCTTCTTCCTCACCGAGGAGGGCTGGTTCCGCTGGATCCTGATCGCGTCGGACATCTGGAAGGAAGCGGGCTGGGGCGCGATCATCTTCCTGGCCGCGCTCATCGGGATCAACGACGAGCTCTATCAGGCCGCTACCGTGGACGGGGCGAACCGCTGGCGGCAGATCTGGCATATCTCGGTGCCGGGGCTTCGCGCGACGATTATCGTGATCCTGCTGCTACGAATCGGCAACATTTTGGACGCCGGCTTCGAGCAGGTGCTGGTCATGTACAATCCGACCGTCTACGACGTATCCGACATCATCGACACGTACGTGTTCCGCGTCGGGCTCGGCACCATGCAATTCAGCCTGACGGCGGCTGCGGGGCTGTTCAAGTCGATCATCGGCTGCATCCTGCTGGTGCTGGCCAACACGCTGGCGAGACGGATGGGCGAAGAGGGGGTGTACTGA
- a CDS encoding response regulator has protein sequence MNLLIVEDEYRVRERIALGIPWEAHGIEVAGAVENGREAIAAMREAHIDIVVTDIHMPDIDGLELAKLLKRDYAHAKVIILTGYDQFEYARESIDQGVFKYLVKPAENELILDTVLKAKQLREQELYDHHNLSQLERRWKEHLPRLRELFYKNWLNGRYSGWELAKRSEEIGFALQGKMLLSAVVDMDPTAGDDARFPSDERALLQFALFNIAKDVLADAEEEAFEAIALQDDDGLTAVIFIASSAAGGEALRQLADQRLGKLLGTVKDCLKLTASVGIGAEVTDPALLPVAYKQCRMALQERIVLGRETIIRYRHDVPADASWLNMNDVEKEIEIAIDTDSEGRRAELIAALMEKGFSPGRQLADAKEMLLRITALLTRIVHAHGWSLRETLGADYEDFMNFNQLLTKEQVMTWLERMMTRIGRSVAERRRSGTHVTVGEIMAYVEAHLGEEELSLYIVAAKLYINYSYASRIIKEVTGSSFSESVLRLRMEKAKALLAGGAKVYEAAEQVGYKHVNYFSKSFQKYWGIKPSDM, from the coding sequence ATGAACTTGCTGATCGTCGAAGACGAGTACCGCGTCCGGGAGCGGATCGCGCTGGGCATCCCGTGGGAGGCGCACGGCATCGAGGTGGCCGGGGCGGTGGAGAACGGCAGGGAAGCGATCGCCGCGATGCGCGAGGCGCATATCGATATCGTCGTTACGGACATCCATATGCCCGACATCGACGGACTGGAGCTGGCCAAGCTGCTGAAGCGCGATTATGCGCACGCGAAGGTCATCATTTTGACGGGCTACGATCAGTTCGAATACGCGAGAGAGAGCATCGACCAGGGCGTGTTCAAATATTTGGTGAAGCCTGCGGAGAACGAGCTGATCCTGGACACCGTCCTCAAGGCCAAGCAGCTGCGCGAGCAGGAGCTGTACGACCACCACAACCTGTCGCAGCTCGAACGCCGGTGGAAGGAGCATCTGCCCCGCTTGAGGGAACTGTTCTACAAAAACTGGCTGAACGGCCGCTACTCCGGATGGGAGCTAGCCAAACGCAGCGAGGAGATCGGCTTTGCCCTGCAAGGAAAAATGCTGTTGTCCGCCGTCGTGGACATGGACCCGACCGCGGGCGACGACGCCCGGTTCCCGTCGGACGAGCGCGCCTTGCTGCAGTTTGCTTTATTTAATATCGCAAAGGATGTGTTGGCGGATGCCGAGGAGGAAGCGTTCGAGGCCATCGCGCTGCAGGACGACGACGGCTTGACGGCGGTCATCTTTATCGCCTCGTCCGCGGCCGGCGGAGAAGCGCTTCGCCAGCTTGCGGATCAGCGGCTCGGGAAGCTGCTCGGCACGGTGAAGGATTGTCTGAAGCTGACGGCGAGTGTGGGTATCGGTGCCGAGGTGACCGATCCCGCATTGCTGCCGGTCGCGTACAAGCAGTGCCGCATGGCGCTGCAGGAGCGGATCGTGCTGGGCCGCGAGACGATCATCCGCTATCGGCACGACGTCCCGGCCGACGCGTCCTGGCTCAACATGAACGATGTGGAAAAGGAGATCGAGATCGCAATCGATACCGACAGCGAGGGTAGGCGGGCGGAGCTGATCGCGGCGCTCATGGAGAAAGGCTTCTCGCCCGGCCGCCAGCTCGCGGACGCCAAGGAGATGCTGCTGCGGATTACGGCGCTGCTCACGCGAATCGTCCATGCGCACGGCTGGAGCCTGCGGGAGACGCTTGGCGCCGACTACGAGGATTTTATGAACTTCAACCAGTTGCTGACGAAGGAGCAAGTGATGACCTGGCTCGAGCGGATGATGACGCGCATCGGCCGCTCCGTCGCCGAGCGGCGCCGATCCGGCACGCACGTGACCGTCGGAGAGATCATGGCCTACGTCGAAGCGCATCTGGGCGAGGAGGAACTCAGTCTCTATATTGTCGCGGCCAAGCTGTATATCAATTACTCGTACGCTAGCCGTATCATCAAGGAAGTGACGGGCAGCTCCTTCTCGGAGAGCGTGCTCCGCCTGCGGATGGAGAAAGCGAAGGCGCTGCTCGCGGGAGGCGCGAAGGTGTACGAGGCGGCGGAGCAAGTCGGCTATAAGCACGTTAATTATTTCTCCAAGAGCTTCCAGAAATATTGGGGCATCAAGCCGAGCGACATGTAA
- a CDS encoding sensor histidine kinase, with product MKKTQGLQFKLSLTFILILIPLVVVSLFANNYSQRIMNEQIRERTKGALQTTLAYMEQMANNMDQQTLLVSSNPSIVNIWRDKRDPFTPDNLYDVHTVQQQLNSLTNINGSIKEAYILHGESGNGVSTTLGGIRWPRIKEEAWFRQAVRGVGALLMYVPEPGGGGDGEGNGNDDGNDDGNDDGNDDGSGNGGGANRYLKDDSLYYIRLLDVLSESPEPNVLIFAVRKTALQDIIQHLQTSADMNISLFYGDKRILETNAGAARVRGQELFTIRESGGAWSVQLEQPKAEIFKQSHRLQLFTYLTIVLSILLAMWIAWLVYIQILRPLYQLSGAFKLVKNGNLTHQIKHVRRDELGHVMDGFNQMAAAQRIMIEENYEKELRIAKSEFNLLQSQINPHFLYNTLDSIYSVAVKHGMREISDMVLNLAKFFRVSLGKGRQDFTLAETAEHLMYYIRVQQMRTAHFTADIELAEDTKDIPMLKLLLQPIVENAIIHGIEKDAMDGELRIRSGLDRRGLIVEVADTGAGMPPSRLEEIRRELGAITSKLYRLPQDSPSSRFFGLKNVKSRLKLYYGEAADLLVESEEYVGTKVTLIIPIRTEERA from the coding sequence TTGAAAAAGACGCAGGGATTGCAGTTCAAGCTGTCGCTCACCTTTATCCTGATTCTGATCCCGCTCGTGGTCGTCAGTCTTTTCGCGAACAACTACTCGCAGCGGATCATGAACGAGCAGATCCGCGAGCGTACGAAAGGCGCCCTCCAGACGACGCTTGCCTACATGGAACAGATGGCGAACAACATGGATCAGCAGACGCTGCTCGTCAGCTCCAACCCCAGCATCGTCAACATCTGGCGGGACAAGCGGGACCCGTTCACCCCGGACAATCTGTACGACGTCCATACCGTGCAGCAGCAGCTGAATTCCCTGACCAACATCAACGGTTCGATCAAGGAGGCCTATATCCTGCACGGCGAGAGCGGCAACGGCGTCTCCACGACGCTCGGCGGCATCCGCTGGCCGCGGATCAAGGAGGAAGCCTGGTTCCGGCAGGCGGTGCGCGGTGTCGGCGCGCTGCTGATGTACGTCCCGGAACCGGGCGGCGGCGGAGACGGCGAGGGGAATGGCAATGACGATGGCAATGACGATGGCAATGACGATGGCAATGACGATGGCAGTGGAAATGGCGGCGGAGCCAACCGGTATCTGAAGGACGACAGCCTTTACTACATCCGGCTGCTCGATGTGCTGAGTGAATCGCCCGAGCCCAACGTGCTGATCTTCGCCGTCCGCAAGACGGCGCTGCAGGACATCATTCAGCATTTGCAGACGTCCGCGGACATGAACATCTCGCTGTTCTACGGCGACAAGCGGATTCTCGAGACGAACGCCGGGGCGGCGCGCGTCCGCGGACAGGAGCTGTTCACGATTCGCGAGTCGGGCGGCGCATGGTCCGTTCAGTTGGAGCAGCCGAAGGCGGAGATCTTCAAGCAATCGCACCGGCTGCAGCTGTTCACCTACCTGACGATCGTGCTCAGCATCCTGCTTGCCATGTGGATCGCCTGGCTCGTCTACATCCAGATTTTACGGCCGCTCTATCAGCTGTCCGGCGCGTTCAAGCTGGTCAAAAACGGCAATCTGACGCATCAGATCAAGCACGTCCGCCGCGACGAGCTGGGCCATGTCATGGACGGATTCAATCAGATGGCGGCCGCCCAGCGGATCATGATCGAGGAGAACTACGAGAAGGAGCTGCGCATCGCCAAGTCGGAGTTTAATCTGCTGCAGTCCCAGATCAACCCGCATTTCTTGTACAACACGCTCGATTCCATCTATTCCGTCGCCGTCAAGCACGGCATGCGGGAGATCAGCGACATGGTGCTGAACCTGGCCAAGTTTTTCAGGGTCAGCCTCGGCAAGGGCAGGCAGGACTTCACGCTGGCGGAGACGGCGGAGCATCTGATGTATTACATTCGCGTCCAGCAGATGCGCACGGCGCATTTTACAGCGGATATCGAGCTTGCGGAAGACACGAAGGACATTCCGATGCTGAAGCTGCTGCTGCAGCCGATCGTCGAGAACGCGATTATCCACGGGATCGAAAAGGATGCGATGGACGGCGAGCTGCGCATCCGGTCTGGACTGGACCGGCGCGGTCTTATCGTCGAAGTGGCGGATACCGGCGCCGGCATGCCGCCGTCCAGGCTGGAGGAGATTCGCCGGGAGCTTGGCGCAATCACGAGCAAGCTGTACCGGCTGCCGCAGGACAGTCCGTCGAGCCGGTTTTTCGGGCTCAAGAACGTCAAGTCCCGGCTCAAGCTTTATTACGGCGAGGCGGCCGATCTGCTCGTGGAGAGCGAGGAATATGTCGGTACGAAGGTAACGTTAATCATTCCGATCCGGACGGAGGAGCGCGCATGA
- a CDS encoding helix-turn-helix domain-containing protein, producing MQETAIEWFESQLFIPDDLACKGGIWPLRIGRNVAKPTYRTGLKILEYYNVHFITEGKVEFDHGGERVVLSKGDCFGMFPGDTYRYRLAPGHRELQMIWISMDGPHVPGLFERAGLSRHMPFLTGVLGKELEAALRLLFHPRKYDLKRHLELCAILYQVFALLVPQGEAERTRQGIDSWIARSVAYMDTHYTEKISVHDVADYLSLHRAYFSKLFTERMGISPIHYLQKLRMDKAADLLSAGYAIVEIAAMLGYSDAYAFTHAFSKFYGMPPGHWRKARRGETGKAGTEATD from the coding sequence ATGCAGGAGACCGCCATCGAGTGGTTCGAATCGCAGCTGTTCATCCCCGACGATCTTGCCTGCAAAGGGGGCATCTGGCCGCTTCGCATCGGCCGAAACGTGGCCAAGCCGACTTATCGGACGGGCCTGAAGATCCTGGAATACTACAACGTGCACTTTATCACGGAAGGCAAGGTCGAGTTCGATCACGGCGGAGAGCGGGTCGTACTGTCCAAGGGCGATTGCTTCGGCATGTTCCCCGGAGATACGTACCGCTACCGCCTGGCGCCGGGCCATCGCGAGCTGCAGATGATCTGGATCTCCATGGATGGTCCGCATGTCCCCGGGCTGTTCGAGCGCGCGGGCCTCAGCCGGCACATGCCCTTCCTGACGGGCGTGCTGGGCAAGGAGCTCGAAGCCGCGCTGCGGCTGCTTTTTCATCCCCGAAAATACGACTTGAAACGCCATCTCGAGCTGTGCGCCATTCTATACCAGGTGTTCGCGCTGCTTGTTCCGCAGGGAGAGGCGGAGCGGACGCGCCAAGGCATCGACAGCTGGATCGCCCGCAGCGTCGCCTATATGGATACCCACTATACGGAGAAAATTTCCGTTCACGACGTCGCGGATTACCTGTCTCTGCACCGCGCCTATTTCTCCAAGCTTTTCACGGAGCGGATGGGGATCTCTCCCATCCACTATTTGCAGAAGCTGCGCATGGACAAGGCGGCCGACCTGCTAAGCGCTGGCTACGCCATCGTGGAGATCGCCGCCATGCTCGGCTACTCGGACGCCTATGCGTTTACGCACGCGTTCAGCAAATTTTACGGCATGCCGCCCGGCCACTGGCGGAAGGCAAGGCGCGGCGAGACGGGTAAGGCCGGGACGGAGGCGACGGATTGA
- a CDS encoding Rieske (2Fe-2S) protein — translation MSATERRLSDSRRPDSAESMRPAGSSDKRFRAARVSEIPPGSRKIVEVEGRSIGVYNIQGAFHALRNVCPHQGAELCKGLVTAAVVSSGPGDFRFEREGEIVRCPWHQWEFDIKTGCMVVDGKVRTKSYEVTVEKFGVSVEEDYVMIHL, via the coding sequence ATGAGCGCGACGGAGCGGCGGCTTTCAGATTCGCGGCGACCGGATTCGGCCGAGTCGATGCGTCCGGCCGGTTCGTCAGACAAGCGGTTCCGCGCCGCGCGCGTATCCGAGATTCCGCCCGGCTCGCGCAAGATCGTCGAGGTGGAAGGGCGCAGCATCGGCGTTTATAATATCCAGGGCGCCTTTCACGCGCTGCGCAACGTTTGTCCCCACCAGGGAGCGGAGCTCTGCAAGGGACTCGTGACCGCGGCCGTCGTGTCTTCGGGGCCGGGCGATTTCCGCTTCGAGCGGGAAGGCGAGATCGTGCGCTGCCCGTGGCATCAGTGGGAGTTCGACATCAAGACGGGCTGCATGGTCGTCGACGGGAAGGTGCGAACGAAGTCTTACGAGGTGACCGTGGAAAAATTCGGCGTATCGGTCGAAGAAGACTACGTGATGATTCATCTATAG
- a CDS encoding amidohydrolase family protein — translation MQTSQAETPAPADKKSKAKRPIIDCDIHQISGLEEIKPYLPRHYRELVEAYGPAYPGGMHFNGGVGGRMADAYPEEGGRAGSDLALMQRQHLDRYNVAYGILTGEGYGIQATINYDYAAATCSAINDYTIEHWLSRDSRLRGSVMIPKQEPRLAAKEIDRVGGRADMVQVIVCNGATLPYGNRYYDPIYEACVRHNLPFTIHVGLEGEGINSPPTGAGYVTNYIETRCARPSTMAAHLASFIFEGVFERFPTLRVVLQEAGVLWLAPLLWKMDQEWKGLRVQTPWVRKRPSEYFREHVRVTTQPIDETPNRAIFDSLLDSIHADETLMYCSDYPHWDYDSPKQALPKLADGLADRVYYDNAAELYGLPPREKEAEG, via the coding sequence ATGCAGACTTCGCAAGCCGAGACGCCGGCGCCGGCGGACAAGAAGAGCAAAGCCAAACGACCTATCATCGATTGCGACATTCACCAGATTTCGGGATTGGAAGAGATCAAGCCGTATTTGCCGCGGCATTACCGGGAGCTGGTCGAGGCGTACGGACCGGCCTATCCGGGCGGCATGCACTTTAACGGCGGGGTCGGCGGCCGGATGGCCGACGCTTATCCGGAGGAAGGCGGCCGCGCCGGCAGCGATCTGGCGCTCATGCAGCGGCAGCATCTCGACCGCTACAACGTCGCGTACGGCATTCTGACCGGGGAAGGCTACGGCATTCAGGCGACGATCAACTACGACTACGCGGCTGCGACCTGCAGCGCGATTAACGACTATACGATCGAGCATTGGCTGTCGCGGGACAGCCGGCTGCGGGGCTCGGTCATGATCCCGAAGCAGGAGCCGCGGCTCGCCGCGAAGGAGATCGACCGCGTCGGCGGCAGAGCCGACATGGTGCAGGTCATCGTCTGCAACGGCGCGACGCTGCCCTACGGCAACCGGTATTACGATCCGATCTATGAAGCGTGCGTGCGCCACAACCTGCCGTTTACGATCCACGTCGGCCTGGAAGGCGAGGGCATCAACAGCCCGCCGACGGGCGCCGGGTACGTGACGAATTACATCGAGACGCGCTGCGCGCGGCCGTCGACGATGGCGGCGCATCTGGCCAGCTTCATTTTCGAAGGCGTGTTCGAGCGCTTCCCGACGCTCAGGGTCGTGCTGCAGGAAGCGGGCGTCCTCTGGCTGGCGCCCTTGCTGTGGAAGATGGACCAGGAATGGAAGGGGCTGCGCGTGCAGACGCCGTGGGTCCGCAAGCGGCCGAGCGAATACTTCCGCGAGCATGTCCGCGTCACGACGCAGCCGATCGACGAGACGCCGAACCGGGCCATATTCGACTCCCTGCTGGACAGCATCCATGCCGACGAAACGTTGATGTACTGCAGCGATTACCCGCATTGGGACTACGATTCGCCCAAGCAGGCGCTGCCCAAGCTGGCCGACGGGCTAGCGGATCGGGTCTACTACGACAACGCCGCCGAACTGTACGGTCTGCCGCCGCGCGAGAAGGAGGCGGAAGGATGA